In one window of bacterium DNA:
- a CDS encoding HDIG domain-containing protein → MDELYARENVIALLHEHTQGEALRRHAYAVEAAMRAAAGRTGNDAAYWGAVGLLHDFDYETYPEAPDHPLKGAEILRGKGYPEDFIRTILSHATYTGVPRETDCARWLFAVDELCGFCMACAMVQPDKRIAQVKVKSVKKKLKKKDFAAKVNREEIAEGAADLGLEQAEVIEHVLGALGPVADELGL, encoded by the coding sequence ATGGATGAACTGTACGCACGAGAGAACGTCATCGCCCTCCTCCACGAGCACACGCAGGGGGAGGCCCTGCGCCGCCACGCCTACGCCGTGGAGGCGGCCATGCGCGCCGCCGCCGGGCGCACCGGCAACGACGCCGCGTACTGGGGCGCGGTCGGGCTGCTGCACGACTTCGACTACGAGACGTATCCCGAGGCGCCCGACCATCCTCTGAAGGGCGCGGAGATCCTGCGCGGGAAGGGCTATCCCGAGGATTTCATCCGCACCATCCTCTCGCACGCGACCTACACCGGCGTGCCGCGCGAGACCGACTGCGCCCGCTGGCTCTTCGCCGTGGACGAGCTGTGCGGGTTCTGCATGGCCTGCGCCATGGTCCAGCCCGACAAGCGGATCGCGCAGGTGAAGGTCAAATCGGTGAAGAAGAAGCTCAAAAAGAAGGACTTCGCCGCCAAGGTGAACCGTGAGGAGATCGCCGAGGGGGCGGCGGATCTGGGGCTGGAGCAGGCGGAGGTCATCGAGCATGTGCTGGGGGCGTTGGGGCCGGTGGCCGACGAGCTGGGGTTGTGA